In the Sphingomonas sp. LM7 genome, one interval contains:
- a CDS encoding GNAT family N-acetyltransferase, with product MIGIRAAEPADAASVAAIYAPHVLTGTASFEIDPPDARAMRTRMAASDGLYPWMVVTNGDTTDGGVIGYAFASKFRDRPAYKYVCETSIYMTDASSGQGAGRLLYAALVDTLRAQGFVHAIGAITLPNDRLIKLHEAVGYRRAGVYREVGFKHGQWIDVGFWQCQLNDPVVPPVEPRRFSDVGVVRG from the coding sequence GTGATCGGGATCCGTGCAGCCGAGCCGGCCGATGCGGCGTCGGTCGCGGCGATCTATGCGCCGCACGTGCTCACCGGCACCGCCTCGTTCGAGATCGATCCGCCCGACGCGCGGGCGATGCGCACGCGGATGGCGGCGAGCGACGGGCTCTATCCTTGGATGGTAGTCACCAATGGCGACACCACCGATGGCGGCGTGATCGGTTATGCCTTTGCCAGCAAGTTCCGCGACCGGCCGGCGTATAAATATGTCTGCGAGACATCGATCTACATGACCGACGCGTCGAGCGGGCAGGGCGCCGGACGGCTGCTCTATGCTGCGCTGGTCGATACGCTGCGGGCGCAGGGCTTCGTCCATGCGATCGGCGCGATCACCCTGCCTAACGACCGGCTGATCAAGCTGCACGAGGCAGTGGGCTATCGCCGCGCCGGTGTGTACCGCGAGGTCGGGTTCAAGCACGGCCAGTGGATCGATGTCGGCTTCTGGCAATGCCAGCTCAACGATCCGGTAGTGCCGCCAGTCGAGCCGCGCAGGTTCAGCGATGTGGGGGTGGTGCGGGGCTGA
- a CDS encoding trimeric intracellular cation channel family protein, with protein MQAQVAAQIGPILPVLDLFGIAVFAATGALSATRRAQTFVTAAFFALITGVGGGTIRDLLIGAPVFWVHDAQVAAMILGVAVLIWLTPQRWWSDKTFDWLDALGLAAYAAFGAAKALGYGIPPIPAALMGVMTACVGGIIRDVLVGEPSILMRPELYVTAAALASSVYVGLSLAGLTPLAAGLIAATAGFALRAAAIVWKLHLPAYRGRR; from the coding sequence ATGCAAGCCCAGGTCGCCGCGCAGATCGGCCCTATCCTTCCCGTGCTCGACTTGTTCGGCATCGCCGTGTTCGCCGCCACCGGCGCGCTCTCCGCCACCCGCCGCGCCCAGACCTTCGTCACCGCAGCCTTTTTTGCGCTGATCACCGGGGTCGGCGGCGGCACCATCCGCGACCTGCTGATCGGCGCGCCCGTGTTCTGGGTTCATGACGCGCAGGTTGCCGCGATGATCCTCGGCGTCGCGGTGCTGATCTGGCTGACTCCCCAGCGCTGGTGGAGCGACAAGACTTTCGACTGGCTCGATGCGCTCGGCCTAGCCGCCTATGCCGCGTTCGGCGCCGCCAAGGCGCTCGGCTACGGTATCCCGCCGATCCCCGCCGCGCTGATGGGGGTGATGACCGCGTGCGTAGGCGGCATCATCCGCGACGTGCTGGTAGGCGAACCCTCGATCCTGATGCGCCCCGAGCTCTACGTCACTGCCGCCGCGCTCGCCTCGTCAGTCTATGTCGGACTAAGCCTCGCCGGCCTCACCCCACTCGCCGCCGGCCTGATAGCCGCCACGGCAGGCTTTGCGCTCCGGGCTGCGGCGATCGTCTGGAAGCTGCATTTGCCGGCGTATCGGGGACGACGCTGA